One genomic window of Myxococcales bacterium includes the following:
- a CDS encoding virulence factor SrfB, translated as MVKRKVSLDGEGGGRATSAGENIAPTTEVVELFFNSGVVFHELSLASGLPDVVASFMMMQAPQTAPGTEAWSVRRALPGEDPDVEVSSLDALSELAGRWLPVPTQLSCPFAVQVFLAQEAGGVRALLAVDTIERAGSRGRALDAALDEGRPFRALDKQEIAGFLDLAEARELVRRLERAGIDKALFKLAALLDVLAPQIPKLHFTRISNRVPVPVSLVLDFGNSRSSALLVEARDKGMFALPLVMRNLSSPFSVDEECFDSRITFRPSPFDRSVAPVATGDGFAWPSVARLGREALDRALETPHRYACSLSGPKRYLWDHRQTEDRWFFAERLGEEYRTVFGRILKYLPEDAGGLYLREDGPQTPVDPRYAPRTMMLFAIVEILAQAYAQLGSPSYRRFQGKEANPRVLRSLVLTYPSAMRAEERHVYDTLVRNAVVLACHLLGIAPEHRPNVTAEGAFEPFLFTDEALAAQMVYVYQEASQTFGGSMEELIQIYGRGANDAGGARLRIASIDIGGGTSDVMIAEYEDRLPGAGTSLRIRKLFQDGINVAGDEVCRALVADLIFDQVLSQLPSPAARARMEHLFSEGDAGFGTSWRTLRGKLVPYFWMPLARCFWALAEGAAPAGHLAEKAYFVPEVLELFQVPDAPATVLAEADAFLSSAVPGFPGLMNLSLRLDRAEVEKTIARVLREPMRRYADILAQFDVDLVVLAGRSARLRCVRDLFVNELPVAPPRIKTMASFRVGEWYPSKWKDQGRIKDPKSTVTAGAAILHLASRNLLPGFLIDAIEDAKESPIYGLYQDSEPHIAKDNELFTGAASGARGVQRSKPFTYTNGMRIGFRNVASQEMDGAPLFEVRPQSPEVEAALLEDRVSLEFQRAADGQISIAGVTSQRGAYQFEPTDFLLALKTIAQDRYWIDTGVLTDRSRYP; from the coding sequence ATGGTCAAACGAAAGGTGTCCCTCGACGGCGAGGGCGGAGGCAGGGCGACTTCCGCGGGGGAGAACATCGCGCCCACGACCGAGGTCGTGGAGCTGTTCTTCAACTCGGGCGTGGTGTTCCACGAGCTGTCGCTCGCGAGCGGCCTGCCCGACGTGGTCGCGAGCTTCATGATGATGCAAGCGCCGCAGACCGCGCCAGGCACCGAGGCGTGGTCGGTGAGGCGCGCGCTCCCGGGCGAGGATCCTGACGTAGAGGTGTCGTCGCTCGACGCGCTCTCCGAGCTCGCGGGGCGCTGGCTGCCCGTGCCGACGCAGCTCTCCTGCCCATTCGCGGTGCAGGTGTTCCTGGCCCAGGAGGCCGGCGGCGTCCGCGCCCTCCTCGCGGTGGACACGATCGAGCGCGCCGGCTCGCGGGGGCGCGCGCTCGACGCCGCCCTCGACGAGGGGCGCCCGTTCCGCGCCCTCGACAAGCAGGAGATCGCCGGGTTCCTCGACCTCGCCGAGGCGCGCGAGCTCGTGCGCCGGCTCGAGCGGGCGGGCATCGACAAGGCGCTCTTCAAGCTCGCCGCCCTGCTCGACGTGCTCGCGCCGCAGATCCCGAAGCTGCACTTTACACGCATCTCGAACCGCGTGCCCGTGCCGGTCTCGCTCGTGCTCGACTTCGGCAACTCGCGCTCCTCGGCGTTGCTCGTCGAGGCGCGCGACAAGGGCATGTTCGCGCTCCCGCTCGTCATGCGGAACCTGTCGAGCCCGTTCTCGGTCGACGAGGAGTGCTTCGACTCGCGCATCACGTTTCGGCCGAGCCCGTTCGACCGCTCGGTGGCGCCCGTGGCGACGGGCGACGGCTTCGCGTGGCCCTCGGTCGCGAGGCTGGGGCGCGAGGCGCTCGATCGCGCGCTCGAGACGCCCCACCGCTACGCGTGCAGCCTGTCGGGCCCGAAGCGGTACCTCTGGGACCACCGACAGACCGAGGACCGCTGGTTCTTCGCGGAGCGCTTGGGCGAGGAGTACCGCACCGTCTTCGGGCGGATCCTGAAGTACCTGCCCGAGGACGCCGGCGGCCTCTATCTGCGCGAAGACGGCCCGCAGACCCCCGTCGACCCACGGTACGCGCCGCGCACCATGATGCTGTTCGCGATCGTGGAGATCCTGGCGCAGGCGTACGCGCAGCTCGGCTCGCCCAGCTACCGACGCTTCCAAGGGAAAGAGGCGAACCCACGCGTGCTGCGATCGCTCGTGCTCACGTACCCCTCGGCGATGCGCGCCGAGGAGCGACACGTGTATGATACACTCGTGCGCAACGCCGTCGTCCTCGCGTGCCACCTCCTCGGCATCGCGCCCGAGCACCGCCCCAACGTGACCGCCGAGGGCGCGTTCGAGCCGTTCCTCTTCACCGACGAGGCCCTGGCCGCCCAGATGGTCTACGTCTACCAGGAGGCGTCACAGACCTTCGGCGGGAGCATGGAGGAGCTCATCCAGATCTACGGCCGCGGCGCGAACGACGCCGGGGGGGCGCGGCTGCGCATCGCGTCGATCGACATCGGCGGCGGCACGAGCGACGTCATGATCGCCGAGTACGAGGACAGGCTCCCAGGCGCCGGAACCTCACTGCGGATCCGAAAGCTCTTTCAGGACGGGATCAACGTCGCGGGCGACGAGGTGTGCCGCGCGCTCGTCGCCGATCTCATCTTCGATCAGGTGCTCTCGCAGCTCCCCTCGCCCGCCGCGCGCGCGCGCATGGAGCACCTGTTCTCCGAGGGAGACGCGGGCTTCGGCACCTCGTGGCGCACGCTGCGCGGCAAGCTCGTGCCCTACTTCTGGATGCCCCTCGCGCGCTGCTTCTGGGCGCTCGCCGAGGGCGCCGCTCCCGCGGGGCACCTCGCGGAGAAGGCCTACTTCGTGCCCGAGGTGCTGGAGCTCTTCCAGGTGCCCGACGCGCCCGCCACCGTGCTCGCCGAGGCCGACGCGTTCCTGTCGAGCGCCGTGCCCGGATTCCCGGGGCTCATGAACCTCTCCCTCCGCCTCGACCGGGCCGAGGTCGAGAAGACCATCGCGCGGGTCCTCCGCGAGCCGATGCGCCGGTACGCGGACATCCTCGCGCAGTTCGACGTCGACCTCGTCGTGCTCGCCGGCCGCTCCGCGCGTCTACGCTGCGTGCGCGATCTCTTCGTGAACGAGCTGCCCGTCGCGCCGCCGCGCATCAAGACCATGGCGAGCTTCCGCGTCGGCGAGTGGTACCCGTCGAAGTGGAAGGACCAGGGCCGCATCAAGGATCCGAAGTCGACCGTGACGGCCGGCGCGGCCATCCTCCACCTCGCGAGCCGAAACTTGCTGCCGGGGTTCCTCATCGACGCGATCGAGGACGCGAAGGAGAGCCCCATTTACGGGCTCTACCAGGACTCGGAGCCGCACATCGCCAAGGACAACGAGCTGTTCACCGGGGCGGCCTCCGGCGCGCGCGGCGTGCAGCGCAGCAAGCCCTTCACGTACACGAACGGCATGCGCATCGGGTTCCGCAACGTCGCGTCCCAGGAGATGGACGGCGCGCCGCTCTTCGAGGTGCGCCCGCAGAGCCCGGAGGTGGAGGCCGCCCTCCTCGAGGACCGCGTGAGCCTGGAGTTCCAACGCGCGGCGGACGGGCAGATCTCCATCGCCGGCGTCACCTCCCAGCGCGGCGCCTACCAGTTCGAGCCGACCGACTTCCTGCTCGCCCTGAAGACCATCGCCCAAGACCGCTACTGGATCGACACGGGCGTCCTCACCGACCGCTCGAGGTACCCGTGA
- the pnp gene encoding polyribonucleotide nucleotidyltransferase: protein MSFVRESILVNGKPMTFETGRLAKQAHGSILITYGESVVLVTAVCGDERPGLDFFPLTCEYVEKTFAAGKIPGGFFKREARQRDDEILVARIIDRPCRPLFPEGFKKDTQIIATVLSADKVNPTDVLALTAASAALHISDIPWDGPLVGVRVSRVDGELIAYPTFEQQAASDLDMVVACSKSAIVMVEGGAAEASEKDVIDALMFAHEQGQPILALIEKLRAAVGKPKRVFVAPKLPDAIAARIPALVDGAILESSLIRDKKARYDGYKAAKDRMIATLTAELGADYAANEKLIKAEFDERKYVVVREYVLGQNKRIDGRDMATMRPIMTEVGLLPRVHGSALFQRGETQAIVTATLGTSTDEQKIDGLTGERWKRFLLHYNFPPFSTGETKPLRGPGRREVGHGALAERALLRQIPESSTFPYTIRIVSETLESNGSSSMAAVCGGSMSLMDAGVPLKAPVAGIAMGLITDGNRTAILSDILGDEDHLGDMDFKVCGTSKGVTAIQMDIKVAGLSRDILTRALSQAREGRLHILGKMLETLSQPREDLSKWAPRITTLKVKPDQIRLVIGPGGKTIKGIIDQTGVAIDVEDDGTVNIASSDPEAVRRALDIIKGLTAEPEVGAIYKGTVTRVADFGAFIEVLPGTDGLLHVSEMAHTRVENVTDVMKEGDVVEVKVIEVGRDGKIRLSRRELLPLPEGEEGERARERMASSREAGPPRDRGPRRDGPPRGGGRGGPRGR from the coding sequence ATGTCTTTCGTACGCGAATCCATCCTCGTCAACGGCAAGCCGATGACGTTCGAGACCGGCCGGCTCGCGAAGCAGGCGCACGGCTCCATCCTCATCACCTACGGCGAGAGCGTCGTGCTCGTCACCGCGGTGTGCGGCGACGAGCGCCCCGGCCTCGACTTCTTCCCCCTCACCTGCGAGTACGTCGAGAAGACCTTCGCGGCCGGCAAGATCCCGGGCGGCTTCTTCAAGCGCGAGGCGCGCCAGCGCGACGACGAGATCCTCGTCGCGCGCATCATCGACCGCCCCTGCCGTCCGCTCTTCCCCGAGGGGTTCAAGAAGGACACGCAGATCATCGCGACCGTTCTGTCGGCCGACAAGGTCAACCCGACCGACGTGCTCGCGCTCACCGCGGCGAGCGCCGCGCTCCACATCTCCGACATCCCTTGGGACGGCCCGCTGGTCGGCGTCCGCGTCTCCCGCGTGGACGGTGAGCTCATCGCCTACCCCACGTTCGAGCAGCAGGCCGCGTCCGACCTCGACATGGTCGTCGCGTGCAGCAAGTCCGCGATCGTCATGGTCGAGGGCGGCGCCGCCGAGGCGAGCGAGAAGGACGTCATCGACGCGCTCATGTTCGCCCACGAGCAGGGCCAGCCGATCCTCGCCCTCATCGAGAAGCTCCGCGCCGCCGTCGGCAAGCCCAAGCGCGTCTTCGTGGCCCCCAAGCTCCCCGACGCGATCGCGGCGCGCATCCCCGCCCTCGTGGACGGCGCCATCCTCGAGTCTTCGCTCATTCGCGACAAGAAGGCGCGTTACGACGGCTACAAGGCCGCGAAAGACCGCATGATCGCGACCCTCACCGCGGAGCTGGGCGCCGACTACGCGGCGAACGAGAAGCTCATCAAGGCCGAGTTCGACGAGCGCAAGTACGTCGTCGTCCGCGAGTACGTCCTCGGGCAAAACAAGCGCATCGACGGCCGCGACATGGCCACGATGCGCCCCATCATGACCGAGGTCGGCCTCCTCCCGCGCGTGCACGGCTCGGCGCTGTTCCAGCGCGGCGAGACGCAGGCGATCGTCACCGCGACGCTCGGCACGTCGACCGACGAGCAGAAGATCGACGGGCTGACCGGCGAGCGATGGAAGCGCTTCCTGCTCCACTACAACTTCCCCCCTTTCTCGACCGGCGAGACCAAGCCGCTGCGCGGCCCCGGGCGCCGCGAGGTCGGCCACGGCGCCCTCGCGGAGCGGGCGCTGCTCCGCCAGATCCCCGAGTCGTCGACGTTCCCGTACACCATCCGCATCGTCTCCGAGACCCTCGAGTCGAACGGCTCGTCGTCGATGGCGGCCGTGTGCGGCGGTTCGATGTCGCTCATGGACGCGGGTGTGCCCCTGAAGGCGCCGGTCGCCGGCATCGCCATGGGGCTCATCACCGACGGCAACCGCACGGCCATCCTCAGCGACATCCTGGGCGACGAGGACCACCTCGGCGACATGGACTTCAAGGTGTGCGGCACCTCGAAGGGCGTCACGGCCATCCAGATGGACATCAAGGTCGCCGGTCTCTCGCGCGACATCCTGACCCGCGCGCTGAGCCAGGCCCGCGAGGGGCGCCTCCACATCCTCGGCAAGATGCTCGAGACCCTGAGCCAGCCGCGCGAGGACCTGTCCAAGTGGGCGCCGCGCATCACCACGCTCAAGGTGAAGCCCGACCAGATCCGCCTCGTCATCGGCCCGGGCGGCAAGACCATCAAGGGCATCATCGACCAGACCGGCGTCGCGATCGACGTCGAGGACGACGGCACCGTGAACATCGCCTCGAGCGATCCGGAAGCGGTCAGGCGCGCGCTCGACATCATCAAGGGCCTCACCGCGGAGCCCGAGGTCGGTGCAATCTACAAGGGAACGGTCACGCGCGTCGCCGACTTCGGCGCGTTCATCGAGGTGCTCCCGGGCACCGACGGCCTCCTGCACGTGTCCGAGATGGCCCACACTCGCGTCGAGAACGTCACCGACGTGATGAAGGAAGGCGACGTCGTCGAGGTCAAGGTCATCGAGGTCGGCCGCGACGGCAAGATCCGCCTCTCGCGGCGCGAGCTGCTCCCCCTGCCCGAGGGCGAGGAGGGCGAGCGCGCTCGTGAGCGCATGGCGTCGTCCCGCGAGGCCGGTCCGCCGCGCGATCGCGGGCCCCGGCGCGACGGTCCGCCGCGTGGCGGCGGTCGCGGCGGCCCCCGCGGGCGCTGA
- a CDS encoding histidine phosphatase family protein: protein MSAPLVLKLVRHGQSRANTAEYDPQSHGDFRAELTPLGVEQARGAGLELGAEFLRDALVYASPYRRAQQTLGAIFEATGGAELPAGVYEDPRLREVDHGYGDVKQQERLRETHGWFYYRYEGGESPADCYDRVSGFLESLMRQVERKAATRVLVVTHGLALRCFVTRFLHLTVAEFESLQNPANGAVVTLAPPDLLAGLPGPKLVRRRFGVAGLRFYDGATS, encoded by the coding sequence ATGTCCGCGCCGCTCGTCCTGAAACTCGTGAGGCACGGCCAATCGCGCGCCAACACGGCAGAGTACGATCCCCAGAGCCACGGAGACTTCCGGGCGGAGCTCACGCCGCTCGGGGTCGAGCAAGCGCGCGGGGCGGGCCTCGAGCTCGGGGCCGAGTTTCTGCGCGACGCGCTCGTGTACGCCTCGCCGTATCGCCGCGCCCAGCAGACGCTCGGGGCCATCTTCGAGGCCACCGGCGGCGCGGAGCTGCCCGCCGGCGTGTACGAGGACCCGCGCCTACGGGAGGTCGACCACGGCTACGGAGACGTGAAACAGCAGGAGCGGCTCCGCGAGACGCACGGCTGGTTCTACTACCGCTACGAGGGCGGCGAGAGCCCCGCCGACTGCTACGACCGCGTCTCGGGCTTCCTGGAGAGCCTGATGCGCCAGGTGGAGCGTAAGGCCGCCACGCGCGTGCTCGTGGTCACCCACGGGCTCGCGCTGCGCTGCTTCGTCACGCGGTTCCTGCACCTCACGGTGGCCGAGTTCGAGAGCCTCCAGAACCCCGCCAACGGGGCGGTGGTGACCCTCGCCCCGCCGGACCTCCTCGCGGGGCTGCCGGGGCCGAAGCTCGTGCGGCGGCGCTTTGGGGTCGCCGGGCTCCGCTTCTACGACGGCGCGACCTCGTGA
- a CDS encoding protein kinase, producing the protein MDGQPLDLVGEVLGAQFRVDAFVGEGSLSVVYRGRHTELGVPVAIKCLHLPAALEPTVAWPVVESFLEGGRVHQELARGNVHIAQTLASGTTVAPKSGVTVQYFVRQWLEGEPLSRDLAQRRQERRGGRPLGEALAVLEGAAEGLAYAHARQRPHLALRPANIFLARGEQPGGDSVSSTVLDFGIGRAVDVAEVAVRGAQGLPALSSGYLAPEQVRRGRGELGPRTDVYSLALILLEVLTDRPLSAPGTMDEAIERALDPESRPSPWVDRRLPAPVARVLERALSVHPPRRFAHVAELWAAVERAARCARLLRLPGSAARPRREALLQRLGEWKIAPRPADRLGELTPIAPRVGGPAAALPPMRDLLPTLESPDDHWAEQTAKWDVLAVLERAASLDEPVRHDQLAALLLRTSPRPPRVGLSRAVRRRSVSGAPPRGAAPPVGHVPAPSHVVLAPPPASLAAPISRPVPTPAPPSSGLGPRAVEAAPHSRPPGSGGAAGPVSRPAPSGAPGSVSQPVSRPAPSGAPGPVSQPVSRPAPSGAPAPALPIPALPDTAASSGGAGRGRGLGLILGAALVAGVLGAAFFSARRDPPPPPASSVATKASTAPATGAPSPSAPAGAATALQVAQAAPAPSTAPAPSTAPAPVPFRLNGARRALDQKSAELGTCHTPGGLWGSGDAVVAFGPEGHPTEVILGSPYKGDPTGDCVIRKLMSADMGPYIGGNQRLIYAFKVPQTP; encoded by the coding sequence ATGGACGGGCAGCCCCTCGATCTCGTTGGAGAAGTCCTCGGGGCACAGTTCAGGGTCGACGCGTTCGTGGGCGAGGGGAGCCTCAGCGTGGTGTACCGCGGGCGGCACACCGAGCTGGGCGTGCCGGTCGCCATCAAGTGCCTGCATCTGCCGGCGGCCCTCGAACCGACGGTCGCGTGGCCCGTGGTCGAGAGCTTCCTCGAGGGGGGCCGGGTCCACCAAGAGCTGGCCCGTGGGAATGTGCATATTGCACAGACCCTCGCGAGCGGCACGACGGTGGCCCCCAAGAGCGGCGTCACCGTGCAGTACTTCGTGCGGCAATGGCTCGAGGGGGAGCCGCTGTCGCGAGACCTCGCGCAGCGCCGGCAGGAGAGGCGCGGCGGTCGGCCCCTCGGCGAGGCGCTCGCGGTGCTCGAGGGCGCGGCGGAGGGGCTCGCCTACGCCCACGCGCGGCAGCGGCCGCACCTCGCGCTGCGGCCCGCGAACATCTTCCTCGCGCGAGGGGAGCAGCCGGGGGGAGACTCCGTGAGCTCGACCGTGCTCGACTTCGGGATCGGCCGCGCGGTCGACGTCGCCGAGGTGGCCGTGCGAGGCGCCCAGGGCCTCCCGGCCCTGTCGAGTGGCTACCTCGCGCCGGAGCAGGTGCGACGTGGGCGCGGCGAGCTCGGCCCACGCACGGACGTCTACTCGCTGGCGCTCATCCTCCTAGAGGTGCTCACCGATCGCCCGCTGTCTGCCCCTGGCACCATGGACGAGGCCATCGAGCGCGCGCTCGACCCCGAGTCTCGGCCGTCGCCCTGGGTCGACCGTCGCCTGCCCGCTCCGGTCGCGAGGGTGCTCGAGCGGGCGCTCTCGGTCCATCCGCCGCGGCGCTTCGCGCACGTGGCGGAGCTCTGGGCGGCCGTCGAGCGCGCGGCGCGGTGCGCGCGCCTCCTCAGGCTGCCGGGGTCGGCGGCGCGCCCTCGCCGCGAAGCGCTCTTGCAGCGGCTCGGTGAGTGGAAGATCGCCCCTCGCCCCGCCGACCGCCTGGGCGAGCTCACCCCAATCGCGCCGCGCGTGGGGGGCCCCGCGGCCGCCCTGCCGCCGATGCGCGACCTGCTGCCGACGCTGGAGAGCCCCGACGACCACTGGGCCGAGCAGACCGCGAAGTGGGACGTGCTCGCGGTGCTCGAGCGCGCCGCATCGCTCGACGAGCCGGTGCGGCACGATCAGCTCGCCGCGCTGCTCCTCCGCACGAGCCCCCGGCCGCCCCGCGTCGGGCTCTCGCGCGCAGTGCGACGGCGTTCGGTCTCCGGCGCGCCTCCCCGCGGGGCCGCGCCTCCCGTGGGCCACGTGCCGGCGCCGTCCCACGTCGTGCTCGCGCCGCCCCCCGCTTCGTTGGCCGCGCCCATCTCGCGTCCGGTGCCCACTCCCGCGCCGCCTTCGTCTGGGTTGGGGCCCCGTGCTGTCGAGGCCGCACCGCACTCGCGACCGCCCGGCTCGGGCGGCGCTGCGGGGCCCGTGTCGCGCCCCGCGCCGAGCGGGGCACCCGGATCTGTGTCGCAGCCCGTGTCGCGCCCCGCGCCGAGCGGGGCCCCCGGACCCGTGTCGCAGCCCGTGTCGCGCCCCGCGCCGAGCGGGGCCCCCGCGCCCGCGCTGCCGATCCCGGCGCTGCCAGACACCGCGGCCTCGTCGGGGGGCGCGGGTCGCGGGCGAGGGCTCGGTCTGATCCTCGGGGCTGCGCTCGTCGCCGGGGTGCTGGGCGCTGCGTTCTTCTCCGCGCGTCGCGATCCACCGCCGCCGCCCGCGTCGAGCGTCGCCACGAAAGCGTCCACCGCCCCAGCGACCGGCGCGCCGTCGCCGTCGGCGCCCGCGGGGGCCGCGACCGCCCTGCAGGTTGCCCAAGCCGCGCCCGCGCCTTCCACGGCGCCCGCGCCTTCCACGGCGCCCGCGCCCGTGCCGTTTCGCCTGAACGGCGCACGCCGCGCGCTCGACCAGAAATCGGCGGAGCTCGGCACCTGCCACACGCCGGGCGGCCTGTGGGGGAGCGGCGACGCGGTCGTTGCCTTCGGACCGGAGGGGCACCCCACCGAGGTGATCCTCGGGAGCCCCTACAAGGGCGACCCCACCGGCGACTGCGTCATCCGCAAGCTCATGAGCGCCGACATGGGCCCGTACATCGGCGGCAACCAGCGCCTCATCTACGCGTTCAAGGTGCCCCAGACCCCCTAG
- the rpsO gene encoding 30S ribosomal protein S15 — translation MPLHSEKTIELVEKFRTHENDTGSPEVQIALLSERIGYLTEHFKTHAKDHHSRRGLLKLVSKRRRLLSYLKKTSLERYRKTVSALNLRK, via the coding sequence ATGCCGCTTCATTCCGAGAAGACGATCGAGCTGGTCGAGAAATTTCGTACCCACGAGAACGACACCGGCTCCCCCGAGGTCCAGATTGCGCTCCTCAGCGAGCGTATCGGATACCTCACCGAGCACTTCAAGACCCACGCCAAGGACCACCACTCGCGGCGCGGTCTGCTGAAGCTCGTCTCGAAGAGGCGCCGGCTCCTCAGCTACCTCAAGAAGACCAGCCTCGAGCGCTATCGCAAGACGGTCTCGGCGCTGAACCTCCGCAAGTAA